In Haloterrigena turkmenica DSM 5511, a single genomic region encodes these proteins:
- a CDS encoding group I truncated hemoglobin — protein MSETLYERLGGQDAIGAVVDQFYERVVEDEQVAHYFEDVDMQKQRAHQTQFISAVAGGPVDYSGENMEAAHDDLGITRPDFYVIVEHLDATLREFDVDPDDREAVLDAIAEYEGDIVTATA, from the coding sequence ATGAGCGAAACTCTGTACGAACGACTCGGCGGACAGGACGCGATCGGTGCGGTCGTCGACCAGTTCTACGAACGCGTAGTGGAGGACGAACAGGTCGCCCACTACTTCGAGGACGTCGACATGCAGAAACAGCGGGCCCACCAGACCCAGTTCATCAGCGCGGTCGCGGGCGGCCCCGTCGACTACTCGGGCGAGAACATGGAGGCCGCACACGACGACCTCGGGATCACGAGACCCGACTTCTACGTCATCGTCGAGCACCTCGACGCGACGCTCCGGGAGTTCGACGTCGACCCCGACGACCGCGAGGCCGTCCTGGACGCGATCGCCGAGTACGAAGGCGACATCGTCACGGCGACGGCCTGA
- the hemC gene encoding hydroxymethylbilane synthase has protein sequence MRTRGTLRLATRGSTLARRQASLVKEALEDRRYEVELVTVETTGDQIRDELIHRLGKTGAFVRELDERVLEGDLDGAVHSMKDMPTEQPQDLVTAAVPERGPPGDVLITPDGSTLEELPDGATVGTSSLRRRAQLLSERPDLEVEPLRGNVDTRLEKLLAPSLQEEHQERSEADKERKGNAGDDDYEPEYDRTVDEWFDDLSELERQAMEREVETEYDAIVLAQSGLERSGLAHSVDYRELPTGTFVPAPGQGALAVTARDGETARDIQSAIDFPRSRVETTVERTILAELGGGCIAPVGIYAVVQGEYVHATVNVFDRDGEESVEGSRDLPVEAHAEAAREFARDLADRGAAELIEAAREDAESDEGESVAEEDKPEGK, from the coding sequence ATGAGAACGCGCGGGACGCTGCGACTGGCGACTCGGGGATCCACACTCGCCCGGCGACAGGCTTCACTGGTCAAGGAGGCTTTAGAGGACCGGCGCTACGAGGTGGAACTGGTCACCGTCGAGACGACGGGCGACCAGATCAGGGACGAACTGATTCATCGACTGGGGAAGACGGGCGCGTTCGTCCGCGAACTCGACGAGCGCGTCCTCGAGGGCGACCTCGACGGCGCCGTCCACTCGATGAAGGACATGCCGACCGAACAGCCACAGGACCTCGTCACGGCGGCGGTGCCCGAGCGCGGGCCGCCGGGAGACGTCCTCATCACGCCTGACGGCTCGACCCTTGAGGAGCTTCCGGACGGGGCGACCGTCGGCACCTCGAGTCTCCGCCGGCGGGCTCAGCTCCTCTCGGAGCGCCCGGATCTCGAGGTCGAGCCCCTGCGCGGGAACGTGGACACGCGCCTCGAGAAGCTGCTGGCGCCGTCGCTGCAGGAAGAACACCAGGAGCGTTCGGAGGCCGACAAGGAGCGCAAGGGGAACGCCGGCGACGACGACTACGAACCGGAATACGACCGCACCGTCGACGAGTGGTTCGACGACCTCTCGGAACTCGAGCGACAGGCGATGGAGCGCGAGGTCGAAACCGAGTACGACGCGATCGTCCTCGCGCAGTCGGGACTCGAGCGCAGCGGCCTCGCCCACTCCGTCGACTATCGGGAGCTCCCGACGGGGACGTTCGTTCCCGCGCCGGGACAGGGGGCGCTCGCGGTGACCGCCCGCGACGGCGAGACGGCACGCGACATCCAGTCGGCGATCGACTTCCCGCGGAGCCGCGTCGAGACGACCGTCGAGCGGACGATTCTCGCCGAACTCGGCGGCGGCTGTATCGCGCCGGTCGGCATCTACGCGGTCGTCCAAGGCGAGTACGTCCACGCCACGGTCAACGTCTTCGACCGCGACGGCGAGGAGTCCGTCGAGGGGAGCCGCGACCTGCCGGTCGAGGCCCACGCCGAGGCCGCCCGCGAGTTCGCTCGCGATCTCGCGGACCGCGGCGCGGCCGAACTCATCGAGGCCGCCCGCGAGGACGCCGAGAGCGACGAGGGAGAGAGCGTCGCCGAGGAAGATAAGCCCGAGGGGAAATAG
- the cobA gene encoding uroporphyrinogen-III C-methyltransferase, protein MSGTTIDAEPGTVYLVGSGPGDPDLLTVKAKRLLEESDVVLHDKLPGPEIIDLLPEDRREDVGKRAHGDRTPQSEINERLVELAREGKTVVRLKGGDSFVFGRGGEEAEYLAAHDVPFEVVPAVTSAIAAPAVAGIPVTHRDHASSVSFVTGHEDPTKAESAVDWEALAATGGTIVVLMGVGRLPDYTKALLEAGMAPETPVALVERGTWPDQQVATGTLETIVDARDEVGIEPPAVTVIGDVAGTRESVVDFLENDYGAVGADEEATGGDR, encoded by the coding sequence ATGTCAGGCACTACCATCGACGCCGAACCGGGCACCGTCTACCTCGTCGGTAGCGGCCCCGGCGACCCCGATCTGCTGACCGTCAAGGCCAAGCGATTGCTCGAGGAAAGCGATGTCGTCCTCCACGACAAACTGCCGGGTCCGGAGATCATCGATCTCCTGCCCGAGGACCGCCGCGAGGACGTCGGGAAGCGCGCTCACGGCGACCGCACGCCCCAGTCGGAGATCAACGAGCGACTGGTCGAACTCGCCCGCGAGGGCAAAACCGTCGTCCGCCTGAAGGGCGGCGACTCCTTCGTCTTCGGCCGCGGCGGCGAGGAGGCCGAGTACCTCGCGGCCCACGACGTTCCCTTCGAGGTCGTCCCCGCGGTCACCTCGGCCATCGCCGCACCCGCGGTCGCCGGCATCCCGGTCACCCACCGCGATCACGCCTCTTCGGTGTCGTTCGTCACGGGCCACGAGGACCCGACCAAGGCGGAGTCGGCGGTCGACTGGGAGGCCCTCGCGGCGACGGGCGGCACCATCGTCGTCCTGATGGGCGTCGGCCGCCTGCCCGACTACACGAAGGCGCTGCTCGAGGCCGGGATGGCCCCCGAGACGCCCGTCGCCCTCGTCGAACGGGGCACCTGGCCCGACCAGCAGGTCGCGACGGGGACCCTCGAGACCATCGTCGACGCCCGAGATGAGGTCGGGATCGAACCCCCCGCGGTGACGGTGATCGGCGACGTCGCCGGCACCCGCGAGTCGGTCGTCGACTTTCTGGAGAACGATTACGGCGCGGTCGGCGCCGACGAAGAGGCCACCGGAGGCGACCGATGA
- a CDS encoding uroporphyrinogen-III synthase, giving the protein MSEAEPSEATDRPTVAVFRPDDERLESAAALLSELGAEPVPDPMLAVEATGATPRTDADYVVFTSKTGAELVSEAGWEPGDQTVCAIGPATADALRAEGYAVDLVPEKFTSSGLVAALEDRVAGARIEVARSDHGSAVLLDGFEDAGAYVHETILYRLVRPDGSGKSAALAAEGDLDAVCFTSSLTVDHFLEAAADRGVRDAALEGLAAATVGVIGEPTAETAAERGIDVDVVPKEATFDALARETVAAVRPGRE; this is encoded by the coding sequence ATGAGCGAAGCAGAACCGTCCGAGGCGACCGACAGACCCACCGTCGCCGTCTTCCGCCCCGACGACGAGCGCCTCGAGTCGGCCGCGGCCCTGCTCTCCGAACTCGGCGCCGAGCCGGTTCCGGACCCGATGCTGGCCGTCGAGGCGACCGGCGCGACCCCGCGGACCGACGCCGACTACGTCGTCTTCACGAGCAAGACCGGCGCGGAACTCGTCTCTGAAGCGGGCTGGGAGCCCGGCGATCAGACCGTCTGTGCCATCGGCCCCGCGACGGCCGACGCGCTCCGCGCGGAGGGGTACGCGGTCGATCTCGTCCCCGAGAAGTTCACCTCGAGCGGCCTCGTCGCCGCCCTGGAAGACCGCGTCGCGGGCGCCCGCATCGAGGTCGCCCGCAGCGACCACGGCAGCGCGGTCCTGCTCGACGGCTTCGAGGACGCGGGCGCGTACGTCCACGAGACGATCCTCTACCGGCTGGTCCGTCCCGACGGCAGCGGCAAGTCGGCCGCGTTGGCCGCCGAGGGCGACCTCGACGCCGTCTGCTTCACCTCGTCGCTGACCGTCGACCACTTCCTCGAGGCCGCGGCCGACCGAGGGGTTCGGGACGCGGCGCTCGAGGGGCTCGCCGCGGCCACCGTCGGCGTCATCGGCGAGCCGACGGCCGAGACCGCCGCCGAGCGGGGAATCGACGTCGACGTCGTGCCCAAGGAAGCCACGTTCGACGCGCTCGCGCGGGAGACGGTCGCGGCCGTCCGACCCGGTCGCGAGTAA
- a CDS encoding DHH family phosphoesterase, translating to MTDPVPELADRAAACADRLLDADRVLLASHIDADGLTSAAIAAQALERAAIPFETVFEKQLDQDAIADIAATDYDTVLFTDFGSGQLEIIGEHEDAGAFTPVIADHHQPADRDTEFHLNPLLFGIDGASELSGAGASYVLARALADTADRSAELCSDGGMVTASGATDVRADNRDLAALAVVGAVGDMQASGGELHGANEKIVAEGVEAGVLETGKDLALYGKQTRPLPKLLEYATDVHIPGISNDENGALRFLDGLDLELKRDGEWRRWSGLTNDEKQTVASALVKRAVSTGVPATKIDQLVSTAYVLPEEPVGTELRDASEFSTLLNATARYERADVGLGVCLGDRDGALERARKLLRNHRRNLSEGIDLVTREGVTHEDHLQWFHAGDEIRETIVGIVAGMAMGNEGISRSKPILAFAEKSAEGDAAENGQEVKVSSRGTHTLVRQGLDLSTVMGEASRAVGGDGGGHNVAAGATVPKGKEDAFIERADEIVGEQLS from the coding sequence ATGACCGATCCGGTTCCCGAACTCGCCGATCGCGCCGCCGCCTGCGCCGACCGTCTCCTCGATGCCGATCGCGTCCTGCTGGCCTCCCACATCGACGCCGACGGACTCACCAGCGCCGCGATCGCCGCACAGGCCTTAGAGCGCGCGGCGATACCCTTCGAGACGGTTTTCGAGAAACAACTCGACCAGGACGCCATCGCCGACATCGCGGCGACCGACTACGACACCGTCCTCTTTACCGACTTCGGGAGCGGCCAGCTGGAGATCATCGGCGAACATGAGGACGCGGGCGCCTTCACTCCCGTCATCGCCGACCACCACCAGCCCGCCGACCGCGACACCGAGTTCCACCTGAACCCCCTGCTGTTCGGGATCGACGGCGCCTCCGAACTCTCCGGCGCCGGCGCGAGTTACGTCCTCGCGCGAGCGCTCGCGGACACCGCGGACCGGTCGGCGGAACTGTGTTCCGATGGGGGAATGGTCACCGCCTCGGGCGCGACCGACGTCCGCGCCGATAACCGCGATCTGGCCGCCCTCGCGGTCGTCGGCGCCGTCGGCGACATGCAGGCCTCCGGCGGGGAACTCCACGGCGCTAACGAGAAGATCGTCGCGGAAGGCGTCGAGGCCGGCGTCCTCGAGACCGGCAAGGATCTGGCGCTCTACGGGAAACAGACCCGGCCGCTGCCGAAGCTGCTCGAGTACGCTACCGACGTCCACATTCCCGGCATCTCGAACGACGAGAACGGCGCGCTCCGGTTTCTGGACGGTCTCGACCTCGAGTTGAAACGCGACGGCGAGTGGCGCCGCTGGTCGGGACTGACCAACGACGAAAAGCAGACCGTCGCCAGCGCGCTCGTCAAGCGGGCCGTCTCGACAGGCGTCCCCGCGACGAAGATCGACCAGCTCGTGAGTACGGCGTACGTCCTCCCCGAAGAGCCGGTCGGCACGGAGCTCCGGGACGCCAGCGAGTTCTCGACGCTGCTGAACGCGACTGCCCGCTACGAGCGCGCCGACGTCGGCCTCGGGGTCTGTCTCGGGGACCGCGACGGAGCGCTCGAGCGCGCCCGGAAACTGCTGCGCAACCACCGGCGCAACCTCTCGGAGGGGATCGACCTCGTCACGCGCGAGGGCGTCACCCACGAGGACCATCTCCAGTGGTTCCACGCGGGCGATGAGATCCGCGAGACCATCGTCGGCATCGTCGCCGGCATGGCGATGGGCAACGAGGGGATCAGCCGCTCGAAGCCGATTCTCGCGTTCGCGGAGAAGAGCGCGGAGGGTGACGCCGCCGAGAACGGCCAGGAGGTCAAGGTCTCCTCGCGTGGCACCCACACCCTCGTCCGGCAGGGACTGGACCTCTCTACGGTCATGGGCGAGGCCTCGCGGGCCGTCGGCGGCGACGGCGGCGGACACAACGTCGCCGCTGGCGCGACGGTACCCAAAGGAAAAGAAGACGCGTTCATCGAACGCGCCGACGAAATCGTCGGCGAGCAACTCTCCTGA
- a CDS encoding CehA/McbA family metallohydrolase, with protein MTTQIPLAIDFHVHSDDSYDGHEPIELILEQAADIGLDGVVITDHDEIGESLRAAELAPEYGLIGIPGVEVSTRHGHLLAIGVEERPDPGQPFTETVAAVRDLGGIAIVPHPFQRSRHGVRKRRIEDVDAIETYNSMVFTGYRNRRARTFARRHEYPQIGASDAHYLPNVGKAYTEILVSPDAATGADIDGDELVAAILEGRTQIRGKRTPIRKSSVQYAKGAVRKGSYLLTSRAPLVPTVPASMDRST; from the coding sequence ATGACGACTCAGATTCCGCTCGCGATCGATTTTCACGTTCACTCCGACGACTCCTACGATGGACACGAACCGATCGAACTCATCCTCGAGCAGGCCGCCGACATCGGACTCGACGGGGTCGTTATCACCGACCACGACGAGATCGGCGAGTCGCTCCGCGCGGCCGAACTCGCGCCGGAGTACGGCCTGATCGGCATTCCCGGCGTCGAGGTGTCAACCCGCCACGGCCACCTGCTGGCGATCGGCGTCGAGGAACGGCCCGATCCCGGCCAGCCCTTCACGGAAACCGTCGCGGCCGTCCGCGACCTCGGCGGCATCGCGATCGTCCCCCACCCGTTCCAGCGCAGCCGCCACGGCGTTCGCAAGCGTCGCATCGAGGATGTCGACGCGATCGAGACCTACAACTCCATGGTCTTTACCGGCTACCGCAACCGACGCGCTCGGACGTTCGCCCGTCGCCACGAGTATCCCCAGATCGGCGCCAGCGACGCCCACTACCTGCCTAACGTCGGTAAGGCCTACACCGAAATCCTCGTCTCGCCCGACGCTGCCACCGGGGCCGACATCGACGGCGACGAGCTCGTCGCGGCCATCCTCGAGGGTCGGACCCAGATCCGCGGCAAGCGGACGCCGATTCGAAAGAGCTCGGTCCAGTACGCCAAGGGCGCGGTCCGGAAGGGGTCGTATCTGCTGACCTCCCGGGCGCCGCTGGTGCCGACGGTGCCGGCCTCGATGGACCGGTCGACCTGA
- a CDS encoding DUF7551 domain-containing protein → MVGTTLREIRHEIERLASDDGDYYVVCARSGERPVPVAGHRFATRTAAADAARVTEQYRAALRRYDPQLPYYDPIVRQEQPLHVGDGPDDPSEDTGPISPQPVDHGGEADDPLISFCHDVSGAVFEALSESNHDEAETAIMETYLAAAEATTDRNTLCLVLLEAMAAELERHLTVDERTRLLRTAAANLPPVPSATDPIEASLAHLDSLSLVRAYDVAREPRTGTDAWSVSLRGYAIDCDGRRFPTLPIGIDILRRASEVTAALSVTDVTALGEGDWELVVTSDVEAAGGLVCLREDES, encoded by the coding sequence ATGGTCGGAACGACACTCAGAGAGATTCGCCACGAGATCGAACGGCTGGCCAGCGACGACGGCGACTACTACGTCGTCTGCGCTCGCTCCGGCGAGCGGCCCGTCCCCGTCGCCGGCCACCGGTTCGCGACCCGCACGGCCGCGGCCGACGCGGCTCGAGTGACCGAACAGTACCGGGCAGCGCTCAGACGGTACGATCCGCAGTTGCCCTACTATGACCCAATCGTCCGGCAGGAACAGCCGCTACACGTCGGCGACGGGCCCGACGACCCTAGCGAAGACACGGGCCCAATCTCCCCGCAGCCCGTCGATCACGGCGGCGAGGCCGACGATCCGCTGATCAGTTTCTGTCACGACGTTTCCGGCGCCGTGTTCGAGGCCCTCTCGGAGAGCAATCACGACGAGGCCGAGACGGCGATCATGGAGACCTATCTGGCCGCGGCCGAGGCCACGACCGACCGGAACACGCTCTGTCTGGTGTTACTCGAGGCGATGGCGGCCGAACTCGAGCGACATCTGACCGTCGATGAACGGACGCGGCTGCTGCGGACCGCGGCGGCGAACCTCCCACCGGTTCCGTCGGCGACCGATCCCATCGAGGCGAGTCTGGCGCATCTGGACTCGCTGTCGCTGGTGCGAGCGTACGACGTCGCGCGCGAGCCGCGGACGGGGACCGACGCCTGGAGCGTCTCGCTGCGCGGGTACGCCATCGACTGCGACGGCCGGCGATTTCCGACGCTGCCGATCGGGATCGACATCCTGCGCCGGGCGTCCGAGGTGACCGCGGCGCTGAGCGTGACCGACGTGACCGCACTGGGCGAGGGCGACTGGGAACTCGTCGTGACCAGCGACGTCGAGGCGGCGGGCGGCCTCGTCTGTCTCAGGGAGGACGAGTCATGA
- a CDS encoding DUF7260 family protein, translating into MTDSTVVHRAVACLEDERADVADRASALETFARQVRDVPTASGPAQAAVAVPATPKAMATAVGSAAATPKPPDDRCATVREAFVDTVEPHTIAADDDSLGKTMAAELSEEIAVSLAAEADWTPALKRAVLEEIETQRRKTVLLEETLQRERRTLEEAIDEIDEIVAWLRTTADESLLQCGFDDLHEKHGCLEAHRDRLETLIDDRQRQFSGETNPRGTADYRGLVAAIYADLSVQYPLLSTATRLYGICGDCQRTVRAHLARRV; encoded by the coding sequence ATGACGGACTCGACGGTCGTCCACCGTGCGGTGGCGTGTCTCGAGGACGAACGGGCCGACGTCGCCGACCGCGCCTCAGCCCTCGAGACGTTCGCACGACAGGTGCGGGACGTGCCGACGGCGTCAGGACCCGCGCAAGCGGCCGTCGCCGTGCCAGCGACGCCGAAGGCGATGGCGACGGCGGTCGGATCGGCGGCCGCGACCCCGAAGCCGCCCGACGATCGCTGTGCGACCGTTAGAGAGGCGTTCGTCGACACCGTCGAGCCGCACACCATCGCGGCCGACGACGACTCGCTCGGCAAGACGATGGCGGCCGAGCTTTCGGAGGAGATCGCGGTCTCGCTGGCCGCTGAAGCCGATTGGACGCCGGCGCTCAAACGGGCCGTTCTCGAGGAAATCGAGACCCAGCGCCGGAAGACGGTGCTGCTCGAGGAGACGCTGCAGCGCGAGCGACGGACGCTCGAGGAGGCGATCGACGAAATCGACGAGATCGTCGCGTGGCTGCGAACGACGGCCGACGAATCGCTGCTCCAGTGCGGGTTCGACGACCTACACGAGAAGCACGGCTGCCTCGAGGCCCATCGGGACCGTCTCGAGACGCTGATCGACGATCGGCAGCGGCAGTTCTCCGGGGAGACGAACCCCCGTGGGACCGCCGACTACCGGGGGCTCGTCGCGGCGATCTACGCGGATCTCTCCGTTCAGTACCCGCTGCTATCGACCGCGACGCGGCTGTACGGGATCTGCGGCGACTGTCAGCGGACGGTTCGAGCGCATCTGGCGCGGCGCGTTTAA
- a CDS encoding DUF5783 family protein, whose protein sequence is MADFDPEKFEDKYANYFPELQQAYKNAFNRMNDQYDSELVHAIDQQVLNESEPFYEGDGEFRIELPDDPYDRLTGVLVERDRFEEVLERHVEEIETELQRVFGFA, encoded by the coding sequence ATGGCCGACTTCGATCCCGAGAAATTCGAAGACAAGTACGCCAACTACTTCCCGGAGCTCCAGCAGGCGTACAAGAACGCGTTCAATCGAATGAACGATCAGTACGACTCGGAACTGGTCCACGCGATCGACCAGCAGGTGCTAAACGAGAGCGAACCCTTCTACGAGGGCGACGGCGAGTTCCGCATCGAGCTCCCCGACGACCCCTACGATCGACTCACGGGCGTGCTGGTCGAGCGGGATCGATTCGAGGAGGTCCTCGAGCGCCACGTCGAGGAGATCGAGACCGAACTGCAGCGAGTTTTCGGGTTCGCCTGA
- a CDS encoding NifU family protein — MSTESQNDGDDLEDRVANFLRRNFPQIQMHGGSAAIQDIDRESGEVSIALGGACSGCGISPMTIQAIKSRMVKEIPEIETVNAHTGMDGGEADMGGGDGMSPSFPGETVDDDGDADEGPEAPF; from the coding sequence ATGAGCACGGAATCCCAGAACGACGGGGACGACCTCGAAGACCGCGTCGCGAACTTCCTCCGCCGCAACTTCCCGCAGATCCAGATGCATGGCGGCAGCGCAGCGATTCAGGACATCGACCGCGAGAGCGGCGAAGTCAGCATCGCCCTCGGCGGCGCCTGCAGCGGCTGTGGCATCTCGCCGATGACGATCCAGGCGATCAAGAGCCGGATGGTCAAGGAGATCCCCGAAATCGAGACGGTCAACGCCCACACCGGGATGGACGGCGGCGAGGCCGACATGGGCGGTGGCGACGGCATGAGCCCGTCGTTCCCCGGCGAAACCGTCGACGACGACGGCGACGCCGACGAAGGGCCGGAAGCACCGTTCTAG
- a CDS encoding rubrerythrin-like domain-containing protein, whose amino-acid sequence MPHDQDVEGENDPESASTYECLECGTVVEANTHPGVCECGGEFQNRAKSLE is encoded by the coding sequence ATGCCCCACGACCAGGACGTCGAAGGCGAGAACGACCCCGAATCGGCGTCGACATACGAGTGTCTCGAGTGTGGAACCGTCGTCGAAGCGAACACCCATCCCGGTGTGTGTGAATGCGGCGGCGAGTTTCAGAACCGGGCGAAATCGCTCGAGTAG
- a CDS encoding ketopantoate reductase family protein yields the protein MEIVVFGAGSLGSLVGGLLAREHDVTLVAREAHARAVRESGLTLEGEAAGFPFTVSPAATTDGTGLEAELAVVTVKSFDTAAAADALATGSFDVVCSLQNGMGNEETLAARLEAPILAATATYGAILREPGVVACTGVGEVVLGARDGGPAAAADRVGEAFATAGIETTVADDMPCRLWEKLAVNAGINPVTALARTENGAVLEADATDLSRAAARETARVARACDVGLSNREALAALESVASETAANTSSMHQDVRAERRTEIDAINGYVVDRAAERGLEVPTNRALTSLVRTWERELELR from the coding sequence ATGGAGATCGTCGTCTTCGGGGCCGGAAGCCTCGGCAGTCTCGTCGGCGGGCTGCTCGCCCGCGAACACGACGTGACGCTCGTCGCCCGCGAGGCCCACGCTCGTGCCGTCCGCGAGTCGGGATTGACGCTCGAGGGGGAGGCGGCCGGCTTCCCGTTCACCGTGTCCCCGGCGGCGACAACCGACGGAACGGGACTCGAGGCGGAGCTGGCCGTCGTGACGGTCAAATCGTTCGACACCGCGGCCGCCGCCGACGCGCTCGCGACGGGGTCGTTCGACGTCGTCTGCTCCCTGCAAAACGGCATGGGAAACGAGGAGACGCTCGCCGCGCGGCTCGAGGCCCCGATACTCGCGGCAACGGCGACCTACGGCGCGATTTTGCGCGAGCCGGGCGTCGTTGCGTGTACCGGCGTCGGCGAGGTCGTACTGGGGGCTCGAGACGGCGGCCCCGCGGCCGCCGCGGATCGAGTTGGCGAGGCGTTCGCGACCGCGGGGATCGAGACGACCGTCGCCGACGATATGCCCTGCCGCCTCTGGGAGAAACTCGCCGTTAACGCCGGGATCAACCCCGTCACGGCGCTGGCTCGGACCGAAAACGGGGCCGTCCTCGAGGCCGACGCGACCGACCTCTCCCGCGCCGCCGCCCGCGAGACGGCCCGGGTCGCACGGGCCTGTGACGTCGGGCTCTCGAACCGCGAAGCGCTCGCCGCACTCGAGTCAGTCGCGAGCGAGACGGCCGCGAACACGTCTTCAATGCACCAGGACGTCCGCGCAGAGCGGCGCACCGAGATCGACGCCATCAACGGCTACGTGGTCGATCGGGCAGCCGAACGGGGGCTCGAGGTGCCGACGAACCGGGCCCTGACCTCGCTGGTCAGGACGTGGGAACGAGAACTCGAGCTGCGCTGA
- a CDS encoding DUF7130 family rubredoxin-like protein yields MVKTGETPAKEGEQEAVEEVMDLNLGQVVYDEDGNELGKVRGFEQSGFFVTTREGAEAMSVEHARSGHEFGEAELMWRCMECGEMGDIDKGLPDECPNCGTERENLMYWTED; encoded by the coding sequence ATGGTCAAAACTGGGGAGACTCCGGCGAAAGAAGGCGAGCAAGAGGCCGTCGAGGAGGTCATGGACCTCAATCTCGGGCAGGTCGTCTACGACGAGGACGGGAACGAACTCGGGAAAGTTCGGGGCTTCGAACAGAGCGGCTTCTTCGTCACCACGCGCGAGGGCGCCGAGGCGATGAGCGTCGAACACGCCCGCTCGGGTCACGAGTTCGGCGAGGCCGAACTCATGTGGCGCTGCATGGAGTGTGGCGAAATGGGTGACATCGACAAGGGACTTCCCGACGAGTGCCCGAACTGCGGCACCGAGCGGGAGAACCTGATGTACTGGACCGAGGACTGA
- a CDS encoding alpha/beta fold hydrolase: MTGTGVATVGDCRIAYRRAGTSGPPVVLCHGAGIDDATVSWRHAIDALSEDYRVYAIDWPEYGRSTGSVTHTIETYVDVLAGFLESLPYERVSLVGISMGGGAALGYALERPDRIEQLALVDSYGLGGRLPNALPWKLLSRVPGMTEFGKIAAGATTDSVRLVLDSLVADSGGLSDEFVDDARAKLMEPGSIQAFKEFQGNELSYDGRVATNFVDDLESLSVPTLLIHGEEDPLVPLEWSVRAAELIPEAELDVIENCGHWAPRERPERFNESLRNWLPDRRCAPTPEYPLAEMPGITRVGD, from the coding sequence ATGACGGGGACCGGCGTCGCAACGGTCGGTGACTGTCGAATCGCCTACCGGCGCGCGGGGACGAGCGGCCCGCCCGTCGTCCTCTGTCACGGCGCCGGGATCGACGACGCGACGGTGTCGTGGCGCCACGCCATCGACGCCCTCTCCGAGGACTACCGCGTCTACGCGATCGACTGGCCTGAGTACGGCCGCAGCACCGGCTCGGTCACCCACACGATCGAGACCTACGTCGACGTCCTCGCCGGCTTTCTCGAGTCGCTCCCCTACGAGCGGGTCTCGTTGGTCGGAATCTCGATGGGCGGGGGCGCGGCGCTGGGCTACGCGCTCGAGCGACCCGACCGGATCGAGCAGTTGGCGCTCGTGGATAGCTACGGGCTGGGCGGGCGGCTTCCTAACGCCCTCCCGTGGAAACTGCTGTCGCGGGTACCCGGGATGACGGAGTTCGGCAAGATCGCCGCCGGGGCCACCACCGATAGCGTCAGGCTGGTCCTCGACAGTCTCGTCGCCGATTCGGGCGGCCTCTCCGACGAATTCGTCGACGACGCCCGGGCGAAGCTGATGGAGCCCGGCTCGATCCAGGCCTTCAAGGAATTTCAGGGGAACGAACTCTCGTACGACGGCCGCGTCGCGACGAACTTCGTCGACGACCTCGAGTCGCTATCCGTCCCGACGCTGCTGATCCACGGCGAGGAGGACCCACTCGTTCCCCTCGAGTGGTCGGTGCGAGCGGCGGAACTGATTCCGGAGGCCGAGCTGGACGTGATCGAAAACTGCGGTCACTGGGCGCCTCGAGAGCGCCCCGAGCGGTTCAACGAGAGCCTCCGAAACTGGCTTCCGGACCGCCGCTGTGCGCCGACACCCGAGTATCCGCTGGCCGAGATGCCCGGGATCACTCGCGTCGGCGATTGA